From the genome of Haemophilus parainfluenzae, one region includes:
- a CDS encoding bifunctional tRNA (adenosine(37)-C2)-methyltransferase TrmG/ribosomal RNA large subunit methyltransferase RlmN, translated as MLEQPLSSETNTKKINLMDLTRQQMREFFAELGEKPFRADQLVKWIYHFGEDNFDNMTNINKKLREKLKAVAEIKAPEVAVEQRSADGTIKWAMQVGEQQVETVYIPEADRATLCVSSQVGCALACTFCSTAQQGFNRNLTVSEIIGQVWRASKIIGNFGVTGVRPITNVVMMGMGEPLLNVANVVPAMEIMLDDFAYGLSKRRVTLSTSGVVPALDMLRDKIDVALAISLHAPNDELRDEIMPINKKYNIKMLMDSVHRYLEVSNANHGKVTIEYVLLDHVNDGTEHAHQLAQVLKNTPCKINLIPWNPFPEAPYGKSSNSRVDRFQKTLMEYGFTVIVRKTRGDDIDAACGQLAGDVIDRTKRTAMKRKFGEGIDVKAVN; from the coding sequence ATGTTAGAACAACCCCTTTCATCCGAAACGAATACAAAAAAGATTAACTTAATGGATTTAACGCGTCAGCAGATGCGTGAGTTTTTTGCTGAATTAGGCGAGAAACCATTTCGTGCGGATCAATTAGTAAAATGGATTTATCATTTTGGCGAAGATAACTTCGACAATATGACCAATATTAATAAAAAATTACGAGAAAAATTAAAAGCGGTTGCTGAAATTAAAGCGCCAGAAGTGGCGGTCGAGCAACGTTCTGCAGATGGCACCATTAAATGGGCGATGCAAGTAGGCGAACAGCAAGTTGAAACGGTCTATATTCCTGAGGCGGATCGCGCAACACTTTGTGTTTCTTCTCAAGTAGGCTGTGCCTTAGCTTGTACCTTCTGTTCAACAGCACAGCAAGGCTTTAACCGTAATTTAACGGTGTCTGAAATTATCGGTCAGGTTTGGCGTGCATCAAAAATTATTGGTAATTTTGGTGTGACGGGTGTACGTCCGATTACCAATGTGGTGATGATGGGCATGGGTGAACCTTTGTTAAATGTGGCCAATGTTGTACCCGCGATGGAAATTATGCTCGATGATTTCGCGTATGGATTGTCTAAACGACGCGTGACGTTATCTACTTCAGGTGTCGTGCCAGCGCTCGATATGTTACGAGATAAAATTGATGTGGCATTAGCGATTTCACTTCACGCACCGAACGATGAATTGCGTGATGAAATTATGCCTATCAATAAAAAATATAACATCAAAATGTTGATGGATTCGGTACACAGATACTTAGAAGTATCGAATGCTAACCATGGTAAAGTGACAATTGAATATGTGTTATTAGATCACGTGAATGATGGTACAGAGCATGCGCATCAATTAGCTCAAGTGTTAAAAAATACCCCGTGTAAAATTAACTTGATTCCATGGAACCCGTTCCCAGAAGCGCCTTATGGTAAAAGCTCAAATAGCCGTGTCGATCGTTTCCAAAAAACCTTAATGGAATACGGCTTTACTGTTATTGTGCGTAAAACCCGTGGTGATGATATTGATGCCGCTTGTGGTCAGTTGGCGGGCGATGTAATCGACCGAACCAAACGTACAGCAATGAAACGTAAGTTTGGCGAAGGTATTGACGTAAAAGCTGTTAACTAA
- the sodA gene encoding superoxide dismutase [Mn], whose protein sequence is MSYTLPELGYAYDALEPHFDAQTMEIHHTKHHQAYVNNANAVLETLPAEFSEMCAGQLISQLDKIPAEKRTALRNNAGGHANHSLFWKSLKKGTTLQGDLKAAIERDFGSVENFKAEFEKAAATRFGSGWAWLVINQGKLSVVSTANQDSPLMGKEIAGCEGFPLLGLDVWEHAYYLKFQNRRPDYIKEFWNVVNWDFVAERLAKKLANCGCSAK, encoded by the coding sequence ATGTCTTATACTCTACCTGAATTAGGCTACGCTTATGATGCGTTAGAACCACATTTTGATGCTCAAACAATGGAAATTCACCACACTAAGCACCACCAAGCTTATGTAAACAATGCAAACGCGGTGTTAGAAACTTTACCTGCTGAATTTTCTGAAATGTGTGCAGGCCAATTAATCAGCCAATTAGATAAAATCCCAGCTGAAAAACGTACTGCATTACGTAACAACGCAGGCGGTCACGCAAACCACAGCTTATTCTGGAAATCATTGAAAAAAGGCACTACTTTACAAGGTGATTTAAAAGCCGCTATCGAACGTGATTTCGGTTCTGTAGAAAACTTCAAAGCTGAATTTGAAAAAGCTGCAGCGACTCGTTTCGGTTCTGGTTGGGCATGGTTAGTAATTAACCAAGGTAAATTATCTGTTGTTTCTACCGCAAACCAAGATTCTCCATTAATGGGCAAAGAAATCGCAGGTTGTGAAGGTTTCCCTCTTTTAGGTTTAGACGTTTGGGAACACGCTTACTACTTGAAATTCCAAAACCGTCGTCCAGACTACATCAAAGAGTTCTGGAACGTAGTGAACTGGGATTTTGTTGCAGAGCGTTTAGCTAAAAAATTAGCAAACTGCGGATGTTCAGCTAAATAA
- a CDS encoding heme ABC transporter permease, producing MWKWLHPYAKHETQYHLCGKLSPFFGVIAVLLLAVGIVWGLAYAPADYQQGNSFRIMYVHVPAAIWSMGVYGSMAVAAIIALVWQIKAAHLSMIAMAPIGAMFTFIALVTGAIWGKPMWGTWWVWDARLTAELILFFLYIGVLALYSAFSDRAVGAKSAGILCIVGVVNLPIIHFSVEWWNTLHQGASITKFEKPSIATPMLIPLILCIFGFLFLSIWFTLVRYRVELLKEDSKRPWVKELASKLK from the coding sequence ATGTGGAAGTGGTTACATCCTTACGCAAAACATGAAACCCAATATCATTTATGTGGCAAATTAAGTCCATTTTTTGGTGTGATTGCGGTTTTATTATTGGCTGTTGGAATCGTTTGGGGGTTAGCTTATGCTCCGGCAGATTATCAGCAAGGCAATAGTTTCCGAATTATGTATGTCCATGTGCCGGCAGCGATTTGGTCAATGGGTGTGTATGGTTCTATGGCTGTGGCTGCCATTATTGCGTTAGTTTGGCAAATTAAAGCCGCTCATCTTTCAATGATAGCCATGGCACCGATCGGTGCAATGTTTACCTTTATTGCCTTGGTAACAGGTGCAATTTGGGGCAAACCAATGTGGGGAACTTGGTGGGTGTGGGATGCGCGTTTAACTGCGGAACTCATTCTTTTCTTCTTATATATCGGTGTGTTAGCGCTTTATTCTGCATTTTCTGATCGTGCTGTGGGCGCAAAATCAGCGGGTATCTTGTGTATTGTTGGTGTGGTGAATTTACCAATCATTCACTTCTCCGTAGAGTGGTGGAATACCTTACATCAAGGGGCAAGTATCACGAAGTTTGAAAAACCGTCGATTGCAACACCGATGTTAATTCCACTGATTTTATGTATTTTTGGATTTTTATTTTTATCCATTTGGTTTACGCTTGTGCGTTACCGCGTTGAATTGCTAAAAGAAGACAGCAAACGCCCATGGGTAAAAGAGTTAGCAAGTAAGCTGAAATAG
- the ccmA gene encoding cytochrome c biogenesis heme-transporting ATPase CcmA: MFPVHQLQLEQLACQRGDRVLFTDLSLQFQSGDFVQIEGHNGIGKTSLLRILAGLAQPVEGKVRWNSEEITKQSEEYHHQLLYLGHHSGVKPELTAWENLKFYQQISQSQQGTDILWDVLETVGLLGREDLPAAQLSAGQQKRIALARLWISEAPLWILDEPFTAIDKKGVEVLTALFENHAKKGGMVILTSHQEVPSSLLKKINLADYKYNP, from the coding sequence ATGTTTCCTGTTCATCAACTTCAATTAGAACAATTAGCGTGCCAACGGGGCGACCGCGTATTGTTCACTGATCTTTCACTGCAATTTCAAAGTGGTGATTTCGTGCAAATTGAAGGGCACAATGGTATCGGTAAAACAAGTTTATTGCGCATTTTAGCAGGCCTTGCACAACCTGTAGAAGGTAAGGTGCGGTGGAATTCAGAAGAGATTACAAAACAAAGCGAAGAATACCATCATCAGCTACTTTATCTCGGCCATCATTCCGGCGTGAAACCTGAATTAACTGCATGGGAAAATTTAAAATTTTATCAGCAGATTAGTCAAAGCCAACAAGGCACCGATATTTTATGGGATGTATTGGAAACAGTCGGTTTACTTGGACGTGAAGATTTGCCGGCAGCTCAACTTTCAGCGGGTCAGCAAAAGCGCATTGCCTTGGCGAGATTATGGATCTCGGAAGCACCACTTTGGATTTTGGATGAACCTTTTACAGCAATAGATAAAAAAGGGGTTGAAGTTTTGACCGCACTTTTTGAAAATCATGCTAAAAAAGGTGGAATGGTCATTTTAACGAGCCATCAAGAAGTGCCAAGTAGCCTATTGAAGAAAATCAATCTTGCTGATTATAAATATAACCCTTAG
- the ispG gene encoding flavodoxin-dependent (E)-4-hydroxy-3-methylbut-2-enyl-diphosphate synthase, which produces MSAVKPTIKRRESTKIYVGNVPIGGDAPIAVQSMTNTRTTDVEATVAQIKSLERVGADIVRVSVPTMDAAEAFKIIKQQVNVPLVADIHFDYRIALKVAEYGVDCLRINPGNIGREDRIRAVVDCARDKNIPIRIGVNAGSLEKDIQEKFGEPTPEALLESALRHVDILDRLNFDQFKVSVKASDVFLAVESYRLLAKAIKQPLHLGITEAGGARAGAVKSAIGLGMLLAEGIGDTLRVSLAADPVEEIKVGFDILKSLRIRSRGINFIACPTCSRQEFDVIGTVNALEQRLEDIITPMDVSIIGCVVNGPGEALVSDLGVTGGNKKSGYYLDGERQKERFDNDAIIDQLEAKIRAKVAQQDPKNRII; this is translated from the coding sequence ATGTCAGCAGTAAAACCTACTATCAAGCGTCGTGAATCGACAAAAATTTATGTGGGCAATGTACCAATCGGTGGTGATGCACCGATTGCCGTACAATCCATGACAAATACTCGCACAACGGATGTTGAAGCGACCGTTGCACAGATTAAATCTTTGGAACGCGTCGGCGCAGATATCGTGCGTGTTTCTGTACCTACCATGGATGCCGCCGAAGCGTTTAAAATCATTAAACAGCAAGTGAATGTGCCATTAGTGGCGGATATTCATTTTGACTATCGTATTGCGTTAAAAGTGGCTGAATATGGCGTGGATTGTTTGCGTATTAATCCAGGCAATATTGGTCGTGAAGATCGTATTCGAGCAGTGGTGGATTGCGCACGCGATAAAAATATCCCTATCCGTATTGGTGTCAATGCTGGCTCATTAGAAAAAGATATCCAAGAGAAATTTGGTGAGCCAACACCTGAAGCCTTATTAGAATCAGCATTACGCCATGTTGATATTTTAGATCGTTTAAACTTCGATCAATTTAAAGTGAGCGTAAAAGCATCTGATGTCTTCCTTGCGGTGGAATCTTACCGTTTACTGGCAAAAGCCATTAAACAGCCGTTGCATTTAGGGATTACGGAAGCGGGCGGTGCACGTGCAGGAGCAGTGAAATCTGCAATTGGTTTAGGTATGTTATTAGCGGAAGGTATTGGTGATACCTTACGTGTCTCTTTAGCCGCCGATCCTGTAGAAGAAATCAAAGTTGGTTTTGATATTTTAAAATCATTACGTATTCGTTCTCGCGGGATCAACTTTATTGCTTGCCCAACTTGCTCACGTCAAGAATTTGATGTAATTGGCACCGTGAATGCACTGGAACAACGTTTAGAAGATATTATCACCCCAATGGATGTGTCTATTATTGGTTGTGTGGTAAATGGCCCTGGTGAAGCATTAGTGTCTGACCTTGGCGTGACCGGTGGTAATAAGAAAAGTGGTTATTATTTAGATGGCGAGCGTCAAAAAGAACGTTTTGATAACGACGCAATTATTGACCAATTAGAAGCTAAAATTCGTGCCAAAGTTGCACAACAAGATCCAAAAAATCGAATTATTTAA
- a CDS encoding RodZ domain-containing protein, with translation MNTIVEQTETTEISFGDKLRQTREALNLSLEDVAKAISLRPSILAKLENNEFVQKNVPSTFLRGYVRSYAKFLRIPDAEWTHLTFGEAHKNDLSKNTRATRSVNQYSSHSRWVGTLTTIILLAAVGMTGLWWWQNYQKSNEERDNLVQTYVEKEKTAELPATHSNEIPVTVNSQPAVSSNETTSVAEKTNNAAEPAVSTTQENQAQTGNTEVSTSATSAPTVEQAQAPVVEQTLPNTEPTTEKTVPDTQSAVENPAISEAPTTVKGDLVIEITKNSSWISVKDKNRKVLAQKEYKQGETLTFNGDEYALIIGAPGNVRITYKGEAYPLTVDGRVAKFKLPKP, from the coding sequence ATGAATACAATCGTCGAACAAACTGAAACAACTGAAATCTCCTTTGGGGATAAACTTCGCCAAACACGCGAAGCACTAAACCTTTCTCTAGAAGATGTGGCAAAGGCTATTTCTTTACGTCCAAGCATTTTGGCAAAATTAGAAAATAATGAATTTGTCCAAAAAAATGTACCTTCAACCTTTTTGAGAGGTTACGTTCGCAGTTATGCGAAATTTTTACGTATTCCTGATGCTGAATGGACACATTTAACTTTTGGTGAAGCACATAAAAATGATTTAAGTAAAAATACACGTGCGACTCGTTCAGTTAACCAATATTCTTCTCACAGCCGTTGGGTAGGCACACTCACAACAATTATTTTACTCGCTGCTGTTGGAATGACTGGCTTATGGTGGTGGCAAAATTATCAAAAATCAAACGAAGAACGTGATAATTTAGTGCAAACCTACGTTGAAAAAGAAAAAACAGCAGAGCTACCGGCTACTCATTCGAATGAAATTCCAGTAACAGTAAATAGTCAGCCTGCGGTGTCAAGCAATGAAACTACGTCTGTAGCGGAAAAAACAAATAATGCTGCTGAACCCGCTGTTTCAACGACTCAAGAAAATCAAGCTCAAACAGGAAACACAGAAGTTTCAACCTCAGCAACTTCAGCACCTACCGTTGAACAAGCGCAAGCACCTGTTGTGGAACAAACGTTACCTAACACAGAACCAACAACAGAGAAAACCGTGCCAGATACACAAAGTGCGGTTGAAAACCCCGCTATTTCTGAAGCACCAACTACAGTGAAAGGCGACCTCGTTATTGAGATCACGAAAAATTCAAGCTGGATTAGTGTGAAAGACAAAAACCGTAAAGTATTAGCGCAAAAAGAATATAAACAAGGTGAAACCTTAACCTTTAATGGTGATGAATATGCCTTGATTATCGGTGCGCCAGGTAACGTTCGCATTACTTATAAAGGCGAAGCGTATCCGCTTACCGTTGATGGCCGTGTGGCTAAATTTAAATTACCAAAACCTTAA
- a CDS encoding D-alanyl-D-alanine carboxypeptidase family protein, with protein MLKKVLSVLCLVPAMATAQSYVVYDFTHDRVLESSSPNHVQPIASVTKLMTANVFLENNRNANCTASITDDDYDYIKGTHTKLPKYTPISCNELLKAMLVHSDNYAAHALSRSAGMSRLQFIQKMNEKARELGMRSTRFSDSSGLSDSNISSVMDLVKLAKYSLNKAQIKNLSNMPSAFIQAGGRSVFVKNTNKLVREEVFDAAINKTGYIRESGYNLVFVNKNPCNRATIGVISLNNHSSAFRTNFTKGKLEQYGCIAGRSMHNFTVDEAQYEEGYDEAGMDRLIQQVGG; from the coding sequence ATGTTAAAAAAAGTGCTTTCTGTATTGTGTTTAGTGCCAGCAATGGCAACAGCACAATCTTATGTCGTGTATGATTTCACCCATGATCGCGTGCTCGAAAGTAGCTCACCGAATCACGTTCAACCTATCGCATCCGTCACCAAGTTAATGACTGCAAATGTGTTTCTTGAAAATAATCGAAACGCAAATTGTACTGCATCGATTACTGACGACGATTACGATTACATTAAAGGCACACATACAAAATTACCAAAATACACGCCAATTTCTTGTAATGAATTATTAAAAGCGATGCTCGTTCATTCTGATAACTATGCTGCTCACGCCCTTTCTCGCTCTGCAGGCATGAGCCGTTTGCAATTTATCCAAAAAATGAATGAGAAAGCGAGAGAATTAGGTATGCGCTCTACCCGCTTTTCAGATAGTTCTGGTTTATCCGACAGCAACATTTCAAGTGTGATGGATCTCGTAAAACTGGCTAAATACTCTCTTAACAAAGCACAAATCAAAAACCTCTCGAATATGCCAAGTGCTTTCATTCAAGCTGGCGGACGTAGCGTTTTTGTTAAAAACACCAATAAATTAGTGCGTGAAGAAGTGTTTGATGCGGCAATTAATAAAACCGGTTATATTCGCGAATCTGGTTATAATTTAGTCTTTGTGAATAAAAATCCATGTAATCGCGCGACCATTGGGGTGATCAGTTTAAATAACCATTCATCAGCGTTTCGTACTAACTTTACTAAAGGAAAATTGGAACAATACGGTTGTATCGCAGGGCGTAGCATGCACAACTTTACCGTTGATGAAGCCCAATATGAAGAAGGCTATGATGAAGCGGGTATGGATCGCCTAATCCAACAAGTTGGTGGTTAA
- a CDS encoding YfgM family protein, with product MAYTIEEEQELNQLKEWWKDNGKTIIAAFILGVGGMLGWRYWQSYQANQIMQASAEYDALVYTANKDAAAQQAKVAEFVKAHDKTSYAVFSLLDEAKGFVTKQDYASAENSLKQAIAQSQDDILTSLAALRLSAVQFQQGQFDAALASLNQVKSQGFSARKDLLAGDIQVAKGDVNGAKASFENAQKNGNPLEKQMAQMKLNNL from the coding sequence ATGGCATATACCATTGAAGAAGAACAAGAACTGAACCAGTTAAAAGAATGGTGGAAAGACAATGGCAAAACCATTATTGCCGCTTTTATTCTTGGTGTAGGCGGGATGTTGGGCTGGCGTTATTGGCAGTCTTATCAAGCCAATCAAATTATGCAAGCGTCTGCTGAATATGATGCCTTAGTTTATACAGCAAACAAAGATGCCGCAGCACAACAAGCTAAAGTAGCTGAATTTGTGAAAGCGCATGATAAAACTAGCTATGCGGTATTTAGCTTATTAGATGAAGCAAAAGGTTTCGTTACAAAACAAGATTACGCCTCTGCTGAAAACAGTTTGAAACAAGCGATTGCTCAATCACAAGATGATATCTTAACGTCTCTTGCTGCACTTCGTTTGTCTGCTGTGCAATTCCAACAAGGTCAATTTGATGCAGCATTAGCAAGTCTAAATCAAGTGAAAAGCCAAGGCTTTAGTGCACGTAAAGATCTTTTAGCGGGCGATATTCAAGTCGCAAAAGGCGATGTGAATGGTGCTAAAGCAAGTTTTGAAAATGCACAGAAAAACGGTAACCCGTTAGAGAAACAAATGGCGCAGATGAAATTAAATAATCTGTAA
- a CDS encoding methyltransferase family protein: MIQKPIVPPPVIFLGCALIMAYLPNPYPFSTNVLIAYLMVLVSSVIAFFSLWQFYKSKANINPIHLEKSDVFVTNGIYRFSRNPMYLSLVGLLVAWAVYLQSVVSFIGIFLFIYLITQWQIKPEECWLEKKFGESYLAYKKKVRRWI; this comes from the coding sequence ATGATTCAGAAACCTATCGTGCCGCCACCTGTTATTTTTCTTGGTTGTGCACTTATCATGGCATATTTGCCCAATCCTTATCCATTCTCAACCAATGTGCTCATTGCTTATTTGATGGTATTGGTTTCTTCTGTCATCGCTTTTTTCAGCCTTTGGCAATTCTATAAGAGTAAAGCGAATATCAATCCAATTCACTTAGAAAAAAGTGATGTGTTTGTGACAAATGGTATTTATCGTTTTAGCCGTAACCCCATGTATTTAAGCTTAGTGGGTTTGTTAGTGGCATGGGCAGTTTATTTGCAAAGTGTGGTCAGTTTTATCGGTATTTTTCTGTTTATTTATCTCATCACACAATGGCAAATTAAACCCGAAGAATGCTGGTTAGAGAAGAAGTTTGGTGAGTCTTATTTAGCTTACAAGAAAAAAGTGAGACGCTGGATTTAA
- the ccmB gene encoding heme exporter protein CcmB → MIFLQIIKRELKIATRKQAEILNPLWFFLIVITLFPLVIGPDPKLLSRIAPGVAWVAALLSALLSFERLFRDDFIDGSLEQLMLTAQPLALTALAKVVAHWLLTGLPLILLSPIAALLLSLEVNIWWALVLTLLVGTPILSCIGAIGVALTVGLRKGGVLLSLLVVPLFIPVLIFASAILDAAALNLPYGGQLAILGAILAGAITLSPFAIAAALRISLDN, encoded by the coding sequence ATGATATTTTTACAGATTATAAAGCGAGAGCTAAAGATTGCGACCCGTAAACAAGCGGAAATTTTAAATCCGCTTTGGTTCTTTTTGATCGTCATCACGTTATTTCCATTGGTGATTGGGCCGGATCCTAAGTTACTTTCTCGCATTGCACCCGGGGTTGCTTGGGTGGCGGCATTGCTTTCTGCGTTGCTGTCTTTTGAACGCTTATTCCGAGATGATTTTATTGATGGCTCTTTAGAACAATTGATGCTTACGGCTCAACCTTTAGCCCTAACGGCACTCGCAAAAGTTGTTGCACACTGGCTATTAACTGGTTTGCCATTGATTCTACTTTCTCCTATTGCCGCTTTATTGCTCTCATTAGAAGTGAATATTTGGTGGGCATTGGTGCTTACACTCTTAGTGGGCACACCGATTTTAAGCTGCATTGGCGCAATTGGCGTGGCATTGACGGTAGGATTGCGTAAAGGTGGCGTATTACTGAGTTTACTTGTGGTACCATTATTCATTCCGGTTTTAATTTTTGCTTCAGCAATTTTAGATGCCGCCGCGTTAAATCTCCCTTATGGTGGACAGCTTGCTATTTTAGGTGCAATTTTAGCTGGTGCGATAACCTTATCGCCTTTTGCGATTGCCGCTGCACTACGAATTAGTTTAGATAATTAA
- the pilW gene encoding type IV pilus biogenesis/stability protein PilW, translating to MKLIPINILSAVIFPFVFSACVSQSSVDFNKQQAAKARVELALGYLQQEDFVQAKLNLDKAFEHDDRYYLVHSALAHFYQLQGDTEKAKQAYLQAIKLDDKQGDVYNNFGAFLCGQGEFEQAYSQFNAALAAPNYYHQADTYENMALCAFAGKQTDVYQQALDKLRQVDPSRAEKLRTLK from the coding sequence ATGAAATTAATCCCAATTAACATTCTAAGTGCGGTCATTTTTCCTTTTGTTTTTTCTGCTTGCGTTTCTCAATCTTCAGTCGATTTTAATAAACAACAAGCAGCCAAAGCGCGCGTTGAGTTGGCATTAGGCTATCTGCAACAAGAGGATTTTGTTCAAGCAAAACTTAATTTAGATAAAGCCTTTGAACATGATGACCGCTATTATCTTGTGCACTCGGCACTTGCGCATTTTTATCAATTACAAGGCGATACGGAAAAAGCGAAGCAAGCTTATTTACAGGCGATTAAGTTAGACGATAAGCAAGGTGATGTGTATAACAACTTCGGTGCTTTTTTATGTGGGCAAGGTGAGTTTGAACAAGCTTATTCACAATTTAATGCGGCACTCGCTGCACCGAATTACTATCATCAAGCTGATACTTACGAAAATATGGCACTTTGTGCTTTTGCCGGAAAACAAACCGATGTTTATCAACAAGCGTTGGATAAATTACGCCAAGTTGATCCTTCTAGAGCGGAAAAGCTCCGCACGCTCAAATAA
- the hisS gene encoding histidine--tRNA ligase, whose amino-acid sequence MAKNIQAIRGMNDCSPTESPLWQWIEGQIRQILSSYGYSEVRMPIVESTPLFARAIGEVTDVVSKEMYTFWDNDEQLTLRPEGTAGCVRAAIEHGWIYNNEQRLWYMGPMFRHERPQKGRYRQFHQAGVEVFGIATPEIDAELIILTARLWKALGIDQHVSLQLNSIGSLEARANYRSALVAFLENHQDLMSEEEKERLVKNPLRILDTKNQALQDVLDGAPKLLDYLDDESREHFAQLCGLLDAVGIQYEINPKLVRGLDYYNKTVFEWVTSALGAQGTVCGGGRYDGLVEQLGGHATSGVGFAMGLERLVLLVQEVNKSIPVKSAVDIYVVYQGEGTTLAAFQLAEKLRSELPHLSTMLHCSGGNFKKQFRRADKSGATLALVLGESEVQNNQVVVKHLLGEAEQQTIDVDNLIEHIKAQF is encoded by the coding sequence GTGGCAAAAAATATTCAAGCAATTCGTGGGATGAATGACTGTTCCCCAACTGAATCTCCACTTTGGCAATGGATTGAAGGGCAGATTCGCCAAATTTTAAGCAGTTATGGCTATTCAGAAGTGCGTATGCCAATCGTGGAAAGTACGCCATTATTTGCCCGTGCAATCGGTGAAGTAACCGATGTTGTATCAAAAGAAATGTACACATTCTGGGATAATGATGAACAATTAACGCTTCGCCCAGAAGGTACAGCTGGATGTGTGCGTGCTGCGATTGAACACGGTTGGATTTACAACAATGAACAACGTTTATGGTATATGGGACCGATGTTCCGTCATGAACGTCCACAAAAAGGTCGTTACCGTCAATTCCATCAAGCTGGTGTAGAGGTTTTTGGTATCGCAACCCCTGAAATTGATGCGGAGCTAATTATTTTAACGGCTCGTTTGTGGAAAGCCTTAGGTATTGATCAACATGTTTCTCTTCAATTAAATTCGATTGGTTCATTAGAGGCACGTGCAAACTATCGTTCTGCATTAGTGGCTTTCTTAGAAAATCACCAAGATTTAATGAGTGAAGAAGAGAAAGAACGTCTTGTAAAAAATCCATTACGTATTCTGGATACTAAAAATCAAGCATTACAAGATGTATTGGACGGCGCACCAAAATTATTGGATTATTTAGATGATGAAAGTCGCGAGCATTTTGCACAGTTATGTGGTTTATTAGATGCGGTTGGCATTCAATATGAAATTAATCCAAAATTGGTTCGTGGCTTAGACTATTATAATAAAACCGTATTTGAATGGGTGACATCTGCATTAGGTGCACAAGGCACCGTATGTGGTGGTGGACGTTATGATGGCTTAGTTGAGCAACTTGGTGGTCACGCAACCAGTGGTGTCGGTTTCGCAATGGGCTTAGAGCGTTTAGTGCTACTTGTTCAAGAAGTGAATAAATCGATTCCGGTAAAAAGTGCGGTAGATATTTACGTTGTTTATCAAGGTGAAGGTACAACGTTAGCCGCATTCCAACTCGCTGAAAAACTTCGCTCAGAATTACCGCACTTAAGCACCATGTTGCATTGCAGTGGTGGTAACTTTAAAAAACAATTTAGACGCGCAGATAAGTCTGGTGCGACTCTAGCCCTTGTGCTTGGCGAAAGCGAAGTGCAAAATAATCAAGTTGTGGTAAAACACTTACTTGGCGAAGCAGAGCAGCAAACCATTGATGTGGATAATCTAATTGAACACATCAAAGCCCAATTTTAA